A region from the Corallococcus caeni genome encodes:
- a CDS encoding DEAD/DEAH box helicase: MSASFKSLGLSPETLGAVKRARFGAPTPIQAQAIPPALSGRDVIGCAATGTGKTAAYLLPMIERFVGERGTLGLILTPTRELAQQVTEQARFFGESLRVLPTLIVGGEDMNAQVDALKERPTLIVATPGRLVDLLGVKAVNLSRIRTLVLDEADRMLDMGFLPQINQILHALPRDRQTLLFSATLGADVARFGQRALHKPVRVEVTPSGTPAPRAEQHLYIVKPEEKWPLLLTLLAQDQASALVFVRTQQRADKMKELLAAAGHKSAALHAGRTQAQRRQALEGFRRGQYRCLVATDLAARGLDVDDIGHVISMDVPHGPEDYVHRIGRTARAAASGRASLFALEVERRTLQDIERIIRQELPRTEVPRKDPLFKQEMEAWLAKQRDPGPRQADHGSSKRPEGAAPGRHARTHGKGRPKGPSGQ; the protein is encoded by the coding sequence ATGAGTGCTTCCTTCAAGTCCCTGGGCCTGTCCCCCGAAACGCTGGGCGCCGTGAAGCGTGCCCGCTTCGGTGCTCCCACGCCCATCCAGGCGCAGGCCATCCCGCCCGCGCTGTCCGGCCGCGACGTCATCGGCTGCGCGGCCACCGGCACCGGCAAGACGGCCGCCTACCTGCTCCCCATGATTGAACGCTTCGTGGGCGAGCGCGGCACGCTGGGCCTCATCCTCACCCCCACGCGTGAGCTGGCGCAGCAGGTGACGGAGCAGGCCCGCTTCTTCGGCGAGTCCCTGCGCGTCCTGCCCACGCTCATCGTCGGCGGCGAGGACATGAACGCGCAGGTGGACGCGCTTAAAGAGCGCCCCACCCTCATCGTCGCCACGCCGGGCCGGCTCGTGGACCTGCTGGGCGTCAAGGCCGTGAACCTGTCGCGCATCCGCACCCTGGTGCTGGACGAGGCGGACCGGATGCTCGACATGGGCTTCCTGCCGCAGATCAACCAGATCCTCCACGCGCTGCCCCGCGACCGCCAGACGCTGCTGTTCTCCGCCACCCTGGGCGCGGACGTGGCGCGGTTCGGCCAGCGCGCGCTGCACAAGCCCGTGCGCGTGGAGGTCACGCCCAGCGGGACGCCCGCGCCCCGCGCCGAACAGCACCTCTACATCGTGAAGCCCGAGGAGAAGTGGCCCCTGCTGCTCACGCTGCTCGCGCAGGACCAGGCCAGCGCGCTCGTGTTCGTGCGCACCCAGCAGCGCGCGGACAAGATGAAGGAGCTGCTCGCCGCCGCGGGCCACAAGTCCGCCGCCCTGCACGCGGGCCGCACGCAGGCCCAGCGGCGTCAGGCGTTGGAGGGCTTCCGCCGCGGGCAGTACCGCTGCCTCGTGGCCACCGACCTCGCGGCGCGCGGACTGGACGTGGATGACATCGGCCACGTCATCAGCATGGACGTGCCGCACGGGCCGGAGGACTACGTGCACCGCATCGGCCGCACCGCTCGCGCGGCGGCCAGTGGACGGGCGTCACTCTTCGCGCTGGAGGTCGAGCGGCGCACGCTCCAGGACATCGAGCGCATCATCCGCCAGGAGCTCCCCCGCACGGAGGTGCCGCGCAAGGACCCCCTCTTCAAGCAGGAGATGGAGGCATGGCTGGCGAAGCAGCGCGACCCGGGGCCTCGCCAGGCCGACCATGGAAGCTCCAAGCGGCCCGAAGGCGCGGCGCCCGGGCGGCATGCCCGGACGCACGGCAAGGGCCGGCCGAAGGGCCCCAGCGGTCAGTGA